The following coding sequences are from one Formosa haliotis window:
- a CDS encoding D-2-hydroxyacid dehydrogenase yields the protein MKIVILDGYTLNPGDLSWDALKAIADIVIYDRIAVDTNSIIEAIGDAEAVLTNKVPLSAEVLSQLPQLKYIGVTATGYNIIDIEAAKKQGVVVTNVPAYSTKSVAQFTMALLLELCHHVGDHNRAVKEGQWEHSEDFSFWNSPLIELEGKTMGLIGFGQIGQATAALAQAFGMQVLVYNRTVYKEFETDTLTFVELDTLLAEADVISLHCPLTKDTEGLINSETIAKMKAEVFLINTSRGGLVVEADLAEALNSDKIAAAAVDVVSQEPITSDNPLLKAKNCIITPHIAWAPIEARSRCMQIAVSNFESFLNDKPQHVV from the coding sequence ATGAAGATTGTAATATTAGATGGATACACGCTAAATCCAGGAGATTTAAGTTGGGATGCTTTAAAAGCCATTGCCGATATAGTTATTTACGACCGGATTGCTGTAGACACCAATTCTATAATTGAAGCCATAGGCGACGCCGAAGCAGTTTTAACAAATAAAGTTCCATTGTCGGCAGAAGTATTATCACAGTTACCTCAGTTAAAATATATTGGTGTAACTGCGACGGGTTATAATATCATCGATATAGAAGCTGCCAAAAAGCAAGGTGTGGTGGTAACCAATGTACCGGCTTATAGCACCAAATCGGTGGCACAATTTACCATGGCATTGCTGTTAGAACTTTGTCACCATGTAGGCGATCATAATCGTGCTGTTAAAGAAGGGCAATGGGAGCATTCGGAAGATTTTAGTTTCTGGAATTCACCTTTAATTGAATTGGAAGGAAAAACCATGGGACTCATTGGTTTTGGTCAAATAGGTCAAGCCACAGCGGCTTTAGCCCAGGCATTTGGCATGCAAGTTTTGGTTTATAATAGAACCGTTTATAAGGAGTTTGAAACCGATACCTTAACTTTTGTTGAATTAGATACTTTATTAGCTGAAGCAGATGTAATTAGTTTACATTGTCCCTTAACAAAAGATACCGAAGGACTTATAAATTCGGAAACTATCGCTAAAATGAAAGCTGAGGTATTTTTAATAAACACCTCTAGAGGCGGCTTAGTTGTTGAAGCCGATTTAGCCGAGGCTTTAAATTCTGATAAGATTGCAGCTGCCGCAGTAGATGTGGTTTCTCAAGAACCCATCACTTCAGACAACCCCTTGTTGAAAGCAAAAAACTGTATAATTACACCTCATATTGCTTGGGCACCTATAGAAGCACGCTCCCGATGTATGCAGATTGCCGTGTCTAATTTTGAATCGTTTTTAAATGATAAACCTCAGCATGTAGTTTGA
- a CDS encoding OsmC family protein has product MKYYTKAQSASKNIASIKIKESDIGFGITPESADLLPNPAELFLGSFSACILKNVERFSAIMNFEYSKAEIIVNASRLEKPPRMEDINYELTIYSKDDNLNINLLKKNIEKFGTIFNTVKSSCSITGEIKKASE; this is encoded by the coding sequence ATGAAATATTATACGAAAGCACAATCAGCTTCTAAGAATATCGCATCAATTAAAATAAAGGAATCAGACATTGGCTTCGGAATTACCCCAGAGTCGGCAGATCTTTTACCAAATCCAGCCGAATTATTTTTAGGATCATTTTCGGCTTGTATACTAAAAAATGTGGAGCGTTTTTCTGCTATTATGAATTTTGAATATTCGAAAGCTGAAATAATAGTTAATGCTAGCCGGTTAGAGAAACCTCCCAGAATGGAGGACATAAACTATGAATTAACCATTTATAGTAAAGACGATAATTTAAATATTAACTTACTTAAAAAGAATATCGAAAAATTTGGGACTATATTTAATACGGTAAAATCTTCTTGTTCTATTACTGGAGAGATAAAAAAAGCGTCAGAATGA
- a CDS encoding ricin-type beta-trefoil lectin domain protein codes for MKNVITLWLLALVLSCNSYKKENQSEATNQNPETNKINGSVKPEIQSPEPIIYLADNLDEKDKLGYCIDTMSKGFNDTLHVHSCKPNGEDVLFYYDEDTQQICSATYPGYCAAMLGGPKIGLTISLVKSDPESSNQKFVYTKETGEFSPKEEPSLCLAAGSESSNAGPYMSRSLTLQSRKTTDKSLKSWVIKGSK; via the coding sequence ATGAAAAATGTAATTACCCTTTGGCTGTTAGCCTTGGTTTTGAGTTGTAATTCTTATAAAAAGGAAAATCAAAGCGAAGCTACAAATCAAAACCCCGAAACCAATAAAATTAATGGCAGTGTTAAACCTGAAATTCAATCGCCAGAACCTATAATTTATCTAGCAGATAATCTAGACGAGAAAGACAAGTTAGGCTATTGTATCGATACCATGAGCAAAGGTTTTAACGATACGTTACATGTACATTCCTGCAAACCAAATGGTGAAGATGTGTTATTTTATTACGATGAAGACACTCAGCAAATTTGTTCGGCGACCTATCCAGGCTACTGTGCAGCTATGCTTGGTGGACCAAAAATTGGATTGACTATAAGTCTGGTTAAAAGCGACCCGGAATCTTCCAATCAAAAATTTGTTTACACTAAGGAAACGGGAGAATTTAGCCCCAAAGAAGAACCTAGTCTTTGTCTTGCGGCGGGAAGTGAAAGCAGCAATGCAGGACCTTATATGTCGAGATCTTTAACGTTGCAGTCTCGAAAGACCACAGATAAAAGCCT